In one Pseudomonas sp. Bout1 genomic region, the following are encoded:
- a CDS encoding TOBE domain-containing protein has translation MTIKAINVRNQFKGVIKEILIGEVVSEIDVQTASGIVTSVITTRSVRDLELKVGSEVIAFVKSTEVSIAKL, from the coding sequence ATGACCATTAAAGCGATCAACGTGCGCAACCAGTTCAAAGGCGTGATCAAGGAAATCCTGATCGGCGAAGTGGTGTCCGAGATCGACGTGCAAACCGCGTCGGGGATCGTGACGTCGGTGATTACCACGCGCTCGGTGCGCGACCTGGAATTGAAAGTGGGCAGTGAAGTGATTGCCTTTGTGAAGTCGACCGAAGTCTCTATCGCCAAGCTGTAA
- a CDS encoding aliphatic sulfonate ABC transporter substrate-binding protein — MKPFVNTLLGACALALSLQPVAHATETDPAEVHLDYAYYSPVSLVLKHFGWLEEALPQTKVGWVLSQGSNRSLEYLNSGGVDFASSASLSAVLSRANGSPIKSVYVYSRAEWTALVVRKDSTFKNVSDLKGKKIAATKGTDPYLFTLRSLQKAGLSKDDVELVHLQHPDGRTALEKGDVDAWAGLDPHMAASEIQAGSRLLYRNKDFNSYGVVSVTDTYAKEHPQTIAKVLGAYEKARNWAVKHPDEFARLLADESGLPLDVAKLQLSRTDLSSPLLTAQDVVSSKAAAPILVSEELVRRGVNVDQVIDQLIDPRFGQALPRP, encoded by the coding sequence ATGAAACCCTTCGTCAATACCTTGCTGGGCGCCTGCGCCCTCGCCCTCAGCCTGCAACCTGTGGCCCACGCGACAGAAACCGACCCGGCTGAAGTCCACCTCGACTACGCCTATTACTCCCCGGTGAGCCTGGTGCTCAAGCACTTCGGCTGGCTCGAAGAAGCGCTGCCGCAAACCAAGGTCGGCTGGGTGTTGAGCCAGGGCAGCAACCGCTCGCTGGAATACCTCAACAGCGGCGGCGTCGACTTCGCCTCCTCAGCCAGCCTGTCGGCGGTGTTGAGCCGGGCCAACGGCAGCCCGATCAAATCGGTGTATGTGTATAGCCGCGCCGAGTGGACCGCACTGGTGGTACGCAAGGACTCAACCTTCAAGAATGTGAGCGACCTCAAGGGCAAGAAAATCGCCGCCACCAAGGGCACCGACCCGTACTTGTTCACCCTGCGCAGCCTGCAGAAAGCCGGCCTGAGCAAGGACGATGTGGAACTGGTGCACCTGCAACACCCGGACGGCCGTACCGCCCTGGAAAAAGGTGATGTGGACGCCTGGGCCGGTCTTGATCCGCACATGGCGGCCAGTGAAATCCAGGCCGGTTCGCGCCTGTTGTACCGCAACAAGGACTTCAACAGCTACGGCGTGGTCAGCGTGACCGACACCTACGCCAAGGAGCATCCTCAGACCATCGCCAAGGTGCTCGGCGCCTATGAAAAAGCCCGCAACTGGGCGGTGAAGCACCCGGACGAATTCGCCAGGCTGCTGGCAGACGAATCCGGCCTGCCGCTGGACGTGGCCAAGCTGCAACTGTCCCGTACCGACTTGAGCAGCCCGTTACTCACCGCCCAGGACGTGGTGTCGTCCAAGGCCGCCGCGCCGATCCTGGTGTCTGAGGAACTGGTGCGCCGTGGGGTGAATGTGGACCAGGTGATTGACCAGTTGATCGACCCACGCTTCGGCCAGGCCTTGCCTCGTCCATAA
- a CDS encoding ABC transporter permease translates to MSSKSETLPVSLAPPITAQRSAWPRRLKGLALPVLILVILEVVVRIGWLPSYQMPAPSEIAVTLTDLAEGALWKHISASLLRVLLGFTIGASLALVFAAWVGLSREAEAYLEPTFAGLRSIPSLAWVPLLLLWLGIDETSKIVLIAIGAFFPVYLNGVAAIRDIDRKLVEVGQMYGFSRTRLVRRILLPAALPGLFTGLRSGLSLAWMFLVAAELIAATKGLGYLLSDGRETSRPDIVLAAIIVLALLGKISDGLLAALEKRCLAWRDTFNGQGPEH, encoded by the coding sequence ATGAGCAGCAAAAGCGAAACCCTGCCGGTGAGCCTGGCACCCCCGATCACCGCCCAGCGCAGCGCCTGGCCACGGCGGCTCAAGGGCCTGGCGTTGCCGGTGCTGATCCTGGTGATCCTGGAGGTGGTGGTGCGCATCGGCTGGTTGCCGTCCTACCAGATGCCCGCACCCAGCGAGATCGCCGTGACCCTTACCGACCTCGCTGAAGGCGCACTGTGGAAACACATCAGCGCCAGCCTGTTGCGGGTACTGCTGGGGTTCACCATCGGCGCCAGCCTGGCCCTGGTGTTCGCCGCCTGGGTTGGCCTGAGCCGCGAGGCCGAGGCGTACCTGGAGCCGACTTTCGCCGGCCTGCGCTCGATCCCGAGCCTGGCTTGGGTACCCCTGTTGCTGTTGTGGCTGGGCATTGATGAAACCTCCAAGATCGTGCTGATTGCCATCGGCGCGTTCTTCCCGGTGTACCTCAACGGCGTCGCGGCGATTCGCGACATCGACCGCAAGCTGGTGGAAGTCGGGCAGATGTATGGCTTCAGCCGCACGCGCCTGGTGCGCCGCATCCTGTTGCCTGCCGCCCTGCCCGGCTTGTTCACCGGCTTGCGCAGCGGCCTGAGCCTGGCCTGGATGTTCCTGGTGGCAGCCGAGTTGATCGCCGCCACCAAGGGCCTGGGCTACCTGCTCAGCGATGGCCGGGAAACCTCACGACCCGATATTGTGCTGGCGGCGATCATCGTATTGGCCCTGCTGGGCAAGATCAGCGATGGCCTGTTGGCCGCGCTGGAAAAACGCTGCCTGGCTTGGCGCGACACCTTCAACGGCCAAGGCCCGGAGCATTGA
- a CDS encoding ABC transporter ATP-binding protein codes for MSEALLDIRVERKNFGATTVLTNVHLALQPREAVSLLGPSGCGKSTLLRIVAGLEKDYQGELLQGGGEVAFVFQEPRLMPWLTVEQNIGFSDDDGYDKAWVAQLIDEVGLTGFGQALPKALSGGMAQRVAIARGLYSRPQVLLLDEPFSAVDAFTRMKLQDLLLQLAKHHGIALLLVTHDVDEALYLSDRVLVMDNRPSSIRQELAVTLVHPRDRRDPLLARLKALALTELQRAHVI; via the coding sequence ATGAGTGAAGCGCTACTGGATATTCGCGTCGAGCGTAAAAACTTCGGCGCCACCACCGTGCTGACCAACGTCCATTTGGCCTTGCAGCCGCGGGAAGCGGTGAGTTTGCTGGGCCCCAGTGGCTGCGGCAAAAGCACCTTGCTGCGGATCGTCGCGGGTCTGGAAAAGGACTATCAGGGTGAACTGCTGCAAGGCGGTGGCGAGGTCGCGTTTGTGTTTCAAGAACCGCGCCTGATGCCGTGGCTGACGGTGGAGCAAAACATCGGCTTCAGCGATGACGACGGCTATGACAAGGCCTGGGTCGCGCAGTTGATTGACGAAGTGGGGCTGACCGGCTTCGGCCAGGCGTTGCCCAAGGCATTGTCTGGCGGGATGGCGCAACGGGTGGCGATTGCTCGCGGGCTGTATTCAAGGCCGCAGGTGTTGCTGCTGGACGAGCCGTTCAGCGCAGTGGATGCGTTTACCCGCATGAAGCTGCAGGACCTGCTGCTGCAATTGGCCAAACACCACGGGATCGCCCTGTTGCTGGTGACTCACGATGTGGACGAGGCGCTGTACCTGAGCGACCGGGTGCTGGTGATGGACAACCGGCCGAGCAGTATTCGCCAGGAACTGGCGGTGACGCTGGTGCATCCGCGGGATCGGCGGGATCCGCTGTTGGCGCGGCTCAAGGCACTGGCGTTGACTGAGTTGCAGCGGGCGCATGTGATCTGA
- a CDS encoding FecR domain-containing protein — protein sequence MSRTAPDLARAAAQWLALLESGGATERDHARLQQWRDSHPQHEQIWQKAQLLRQRFTDLPPALAMASLDRPQPGRRAVLKRALGVAALLPTAWLLSRQLPIDVWRADLHTATGERKRVPLVDGSSLQLNTASAVDVDTAQRRVTLVEGEMALTVPGAGALTVQTRYGQVIVSQAEVCVRQLSSGCLVSALKGAVQVQDLRGQVATLQGGQQARLQASGMGAAVVFDALQLGWRDGVLTAQNQLLGDFLRELERYRPGVMRWDSSLETLRVSGSFQLADTDRILTLLASTMALEVQFRTRYWVTLVPRKVVV from the coding sequence GTGAGCCGTACTGCGCCGGATCTGGCTCGTGCAGCGGCGCAATGGCTGGCGTTGCTGGAATCCGGCGGCGCCACCGAACGTGATCATGCCCGCCTGCAGCAGTGGCGTGACAGCCATCCCCAGCATGAGCAGATCTGGCAAAAAGCCCAATTGCTGCGCCAGCGGTTTACCGACTTGCCGCCAGCGTTGGCCATGGCCAGCCTCGATCGTCCGCAACCGGGACGGCGTGCAGTACTCAAGCGTGCCTTGGGCGTCGCCGCGTTGTTGCCAACCGCGTGGTTGCTCAGTCGGCAATTGCCTATCGACGTGTGGCGCGCCGACCTGCACACCGCCACTGGCGAACGTAAGCGGGTGCCGCTGGTAGATGGCAGCAGCCTGCAACTGAATACCGCGAGTGCGGTGGACGTGGATACGGCCCAGCGGCGTGTGACGCTGGTGGAAGGGGAGATGGCGTTGACGGTGCCGGGGGCTGGTGCGCTGACGGTGCAGACGCGTTATGGCCAGGTGATCGTCAGCCAGGCTGAAGTGTGTGTGCGGCAGTTGTCTTCCGGGTGTTTGGTGTCGGCGTTGAAGGGCGCGGTGCAGGTGCAGGACCTGCGTGGGCAAGTGGCGACATTGCAGGGTGGGCAGCAGGCACGGTTGCAGGCGTCGGGGATGGGCGCTGCGGTGGTGTTTGATGCGTTGCAATTGGGTTGGCGCGACGGTGTGCTGACTGCGCAGAACCAGCTGTTGGGTGATTTTTTGCGGGAGTTGGAGCGGTATCGGCCAGGGGTGATGCGTTGGGATTCGAGCCTGGAAACGCTGCGGGTGAGCGGGAGTTTTCAGTTGGCCGACACTGATCGCATCCTTACGCTGCTGGCGTCGACGATGGCGCTGGAGGTGCAGTTTCGTACGCGGTATTGGGTGACGCTGGTGCCGCGCAAAGTGGTTGTCTGA
- a CDS encoding sigma-70 family RNA polymerase sigma factor codes for MNDAVVPTHLAEPSLHTLYRDHRSWLESWLRRRLGNAWDAADLSQDTFLRVLASAQPIAQLQEPRAYLVTVGKRLLVNFHQRRSLEQAYLNALTHLPEACVPSPEQRWLLLETLQALDELLDGLPAVVRRAFLWSQLEGLGYREIAERLKVSQRTVKRYMAQAYEHCLLVDL; via the coding sequence ATGAATGATGCTGTAGTGCCGACGCACCTCGCTGAACCTAGCCTTCACACCCTGTACCGCGACCATCGCAGCTGGCTCGAAAGCTGGTTGCGGCGCCGCTTGGGCAACGCCTGGGATGCGGCCGACCTGAGCCAGGACACCTTTTTGCGGGTGTTGGCCAGCGCCCAGCCGATTGCCCAATTGCAGGAACCTCGGGCCTACCTGGTGACGGTGGGCAAGCGCTTGCTGGTGAATTTTCACCAGCGGCGCAGCCTGGAGCAGGCGTATCTCAACGCATTGACGCACTTGCCCGAGGCTTGCGTACCGTCGCCGGAACAGCGCTGGTTATTGCTGGAAACCCTGCAAGCCCTGGATGAATTGCTCGACGGTTTGCCGGCGGTGGTGCGCCGCGCGTTTCTCTGGAGCCAGTTGGAAGGCCTGGGCTATCGGGAGATTGCCGAGCGGCTCAAGGTGTCGCAGCGCACGGTCAAGCGCTACATGGCCCAGGCCTATGAGCATTGCCTGCTGGTGGACCTGTGA
- a CDS encoding LpxA family transferase has protein sequence MIRLADYIADFSRSPLAPWADLAPWELVGQAPGVVRQLLAGLSDDEYEIHDEIAVHRTAVVEVGAVLKAPLIIGAHCFIAAGAYLRGGCWVDEYCIFGPGAELKTSFVFSGSKLAHFNFVGDSVLGHGVNLEAGSIVANYRNERDDKQVQVRIDGQLRRTGCDKFGALLGDQCRVGANGVLAPGAVLGSGSVVGRGQLFDGEVDNG, from the coding sequence TTGATTCGACTCGCCGATTACATCGCTGATTTTTCTCGTTCGCCGCTGGCACCCTGGGCTGATCTTGCGCCTTGGGAGCTGGTCGGCCAGGCGCCTGGCGTGGTTCGCCAATTGCTGGCGGGGCTGTCTGATGATGAGTATGAAATTCACGACGAGATTGCGGTGCATCGCACGGCCGTTGTCGAAGTGGGGGCGGTTTTAAAAGCGCCGTTGATCATTGGTGCCCATTGTTTTATTGCCGCGGGGGCTTACCTTCGCGGGGGGTGCTGGGTGGATGAATATTGCATCTTCGGGCCGGGTGCAGAGCTTAAGACCTCCTTTGTTTTCAGCGGCAGCAAGCTGGCGCACTTCAACTTTGTCGGCGATTCGGTACTGGGGCACGGGGTTAACCTGGAAGCCGGGAGCATCGTTGCCAACTACCGGAACGAGCGTGACGACAAGCAAGTGCAGGTGCGCATTGATGGGCAGTTGCGGCGCACCGGCTGCGACAAGTTCGGCGCATTGCTGGGGGACCAGTGCCGGGTGGGCGCCAATGGCGTGTTGGCGCCGGGTGCGGTGCTCGGTTCAGGAAGCGTGGTAGGGCGCGGCCAACTGTTCGACGGAGAAGTGGATAACGGTTAG
- a CDS encoding sigma-54 dependent transcriptional regulator codes for MSLITHPNARELTKSVRATVLVFKDPRSQELLARIERLAPSEANTLIIGETGTGKELVARHIHHLSRRGREPFVAVNCGAFAETLVESELFGHEKGAFTGATTHKAGWFEAANGGTLFLDEIGDLPLNMQVKLLRVLQEREVVRLGSRTPIPINVRLVAATNVNLADAVVAGHFREDLFYRLHVATIRLPPLRERPGDILPLAEFFLEEHCQRLGYNRASLSIDAERKLLEHSWPGNIRELENAIHHALLVCRNQLVQPPDLHLVDMRSSGIRQDEAHQAAPAIAGPVSLEAALNALFEQNIADLYEHIEETIFRAAYRYCHGNQLQTGRLLNISRNIVRARLEKIGELGKPVLLDGQ; via the coding sequence ATGTCGCTGATCACCCACCCCAACGCACGTGAATTGACCAAGTCGGTGCGCGCCACCGTGCTGGTCTTCAAGGACCCGCGCTCACAGGAACTGCTGGCGCGTATCGAACGCCTGGCCCCCAGTGAAGCCAATACGTTGATCATCGGCGAGACCGGCACCGGCAAGGAGTTGGTCGCGCGGCATATCCACCACCTGAGCCGTCGCGGCCGGGAGCCTTTTGTTGCAGTGAACTGCGGCGCGTTCGCCGAAACCCTGGTGGAAAGCGAGTTGTTCGGCCACGAAAAAGGCGCGTTCACCGGCGCCACCACCCACAAGGCCGGCTGGTTTGAAGCCGCTAACGGCGGCACGCTGTTCCTGGATGAGATCGGCGACTTGCCGTTGAACATGCAGGTCAAACTGCTGCGGGTTTTGCAGGAGCGCGAAGTGGTGCGCCTGGGCTCGCGCACGCCGATTCCGATCAACGTGCGGCTGGTGGCGGCCACTAACGTGAACCTTGCCGACGCGGTGGTGGCCGGGCATTTTCGCGAGGATTTGTTCTACCGCCTGCACGTCGCCACCATCCGCCTGCCGCCCCTGCGCGAGCGGCCGGGTGACATCCTGCCGCTGGCGGAATTTTTTCTGGAAGAACACTGCCAGCGGCTCGGTTACAACCGCGCTTCATTGAGCATCGATGCCGAGCGCAAGTTGCTGGAGCACAGTTGGCCGGGGAATATTCGCGAGCTGGAAAACGCGATTCACCATGCCTTGCTGGTATGCCGCAATCAGTTGGTGCAGCCACCGGACCTGCACCTGGTGGACATGCGTTCTTCGGGCATTCGCCAAGACGAGGCGCACCAGGCGGCGCCTGCAATCGCTGGGCCGGTGAGCCTGGAAGCGGCGTTGAATGCGTTGTTCGAGCAGAACATTGCAGACCTTTATGAGCACATCGAAGAGACGATCTTCCGTGCGGCTTATCGTTACTGCCATGGCAACCAGTTGCAGACTGGGCGTTTGCTGAATATCAGCCGCAATATCGTGCGGGCGCGGCTGGAGAAGATCGGCGAGTTGGGCAAACCGGTGCTGCTCGACGGGCAGTGA
- a CDS encoding ABC transporter substrate-binding protein, with amino-acid sequence MKSFWRNNIATVFGVLISTGVLAEPTPPASVKIAIVAYTQGGKPVFGGIAGRVIEDGWLQAQLRERGVKLEWIALPHAGAGPQINEGFSNNSLDFAVRGDLPSVIAGAGGVPGKLIVPGGSGNNIYLVVPENSTAKTIEDLKGKRLALHRGRPWEFAFSNFLASKGLKLDDFKIANLNPQVGAAAVSAGKVDAAVLLNEAYALQDKGVGKIIWSTKQGSSDWRLVSDLWGTETFVQQHPDITQLLATAWVKAAWWISQPQNQDAYYQLSSRAGTAESVLRRDDQDDPVAWKDRWAPKSDQQLKAHYQALTTYALANHLIRDTYDIGPSLATGFTNQALIDLKLTDYWPALRGQVSTNP; translated from the coding sequence ATGAAAAGTTTCTGGCGCAACAACATCGCCACCGTGTTCGGTGTGCTGATCAGCACCGGCGTGCTGGCCGAACCGACGCCACCGGCGTCGGTAAAAATCGCCATCGTCGCCTACACCCAGGGCGGAAAACCGGTGTTCGGCGGCATCGCCGGGCGCGTTATCGAAGACGGCTGGCTCCAAGCGCAACTGCGTGAGCGCGGGGTCAAGCTGGAGTGGATCGCCCTGCCCCACGCCGGCGCCGGGCCGCAGATCAACGAAGGCTTCAGCAACAACAGCCTGGACTTCGCCGTACGCGGTGACTTGCCCTCGGTGATCGCCGGGGCCGGTGGCGTGCCGGGCAAGCTGATCGTGCCCGGAGGCAGCGGCAACAATATCTACCTCGTGGTGCCCGAAAACTCCACCGCGAAAACCATCGAGGACCTCAAAGGCAAACGCCTGGCGCTGCATCGCGGCCGACCATGGGAGTTCGCCTTCAGCAACTTCCTGGCCAGCAAGGGGCTGAAGCTCGACGACTTCAAGATCGCCAACCTCAACCCGCAGGTCGGCGCCGCCGCCGTGTCTGCCGGCAAGGTCGATGCCGCGGTGTTGCTCAACGAGGCCTATGCCCTGCAAGACAAGGGCGTGGGCAAGATCATCTGGTCGACCAAGCAAGGCAGCAGCGACTGGCGGCTGGTTTCAGACCTGTGGGGCACCGAGACCTTCGTACAGCAGCACCCGGACATCACCCAACTGCTCGCCACCGCCTGGGTGAAAGCTGCGTGGTGGATTTCCCAGCCACAGAACCAGGACGCCTATTACCAACTGTCATCCCGCGCCGGCACCGCCGAAAGCGTGTTGCGCCGCGACGACCAGGACGACCCAGTGGCCTGGAAGGATCGCTGGGCGCCGAAAAGCGACCAGCAACTCAAGGCGCACTACCAGGCGCTCACCACTTACGCCCTGGCCAACCACCTGATTCGCGACACCTACGACATCGGCCCGTCACTGGCCACCGGTTTTACCAACCAGGCCCTGATCGACCTGAAACTCACCGACTACTGGCCGGCCCTGCGTGGCCAGGTCAGCACCAATCCGTAA
- a CDS encoding alpha/beta hydrolase, whose translation MKLPHSFAFGLSVLALSMSVFAADAYAPKPDPLQGDGRVSAFYTWEKAIPAVPGKLLRSEPLDSTLSLANAASAQRILYTSTDGIDNKTPIVVSGALFLPKGTPPAGGWPVASWGHGTVGVADVCAPSWQGRSYRDVAYLNRWLAEGFAVVATDYQGLGVPGGHPLLNSRMAAYGILDAAKAVVADVPGLADKVLIVGQSQGGAGAFAAAAYAATYAPDLGVKGSIGTGVIYTLDYAKNPSEEVRNKVDPTLAYGFYTLLAAQQYDPSINPADFYTDKALPIFEQARTSCLFALEGDVEGLGLSIANTKKDYKGKQLAPWLAQVSYPTLKTSKPIFIGTGAEDTTPAAATQVKLMQDACKAGSIVEGHLYKGLGHSATVNASLKDSIPFAHKVINDQPITPICAPTAQ comes from the coding sequence ATGAAACTGCCGCACTCCTTTGCCTTTGGCCTTAGCGTCCTGGCCCTGTCCATGAGCGTGTTTGCTGCCGACGCTTACGCCCCCAAACCCGACCCGCTGCAAGGCGATGGCCGCGTCTCGGCGTTCTACACCTGGGAAAAAGCCATCCCGGCCGTTCCCGGCAAACTGCTGCGCAGCGAACCCCTGGACAGCACCCTGAGCCTGGCCAATGCCGCCAGCGCCCAGCGCATTCTGTACACCTCAACAGACGGCATCGATAACAAGACGCCGATTGTGGTGTCTGGCGCGCTGTTCCTGCCAAAAGGTACGCCGCCTGCCGGTGGTTGGCCGGTGGCGAGCTGGGGCCATGGCACCGTGGGCGTGGCGGACGTGTGTGCGCCGTCGTGGCAAGGTCGCTCGTATCGTGACGTGGCCTACCTCAATCGCTGGCTGGCCGAAGGTTTTGCCGTCGTCGCCACCGACTACCAAGGCTTGGGCGTGCCCGGCGGCCACCCATTGCTGAACAGCCGCATGGCGGCCTACGGGATTCTCGACGCCGCCAAGGCAGTGGTTGCCGATGTACCGGGGCTGGCCGACAAGGTGTTGATCGTCGGTCAGTCCCAAGGCGGTGCCGGCGCCTTCGCCGCAGCGGCCTATGCCGCTACCTACGCCCCCGACCTGGGGGTGAAAGGCAGCATCGGCACCGGCGTGATCTACACCCTCGACTATGCAAAGAACCCGAGCGAAGAAGTGCGCAACAAGGTCGATCCCACCCTGGCCTACGGCTTCTATACCCTGCTCGCCGCCCAACAATACGACCCAAGTATCAACCCGGCCGATTTCTACACCGACAAGGCCCTGCCGATTTTCGAGCAGGCCCGCACCAGTTGCCTGTTCGCCCTCGAAGGCGACGTCGAAGGCCTCGGCCTGAGCATCGCCAACACCAAGAAAGACTACAAAGGCAAGCAACTCGCCCCGTGGCTGGCGCAAGTGTCCTACCCGACACTGAAAACCTCGAAGCCGATCTTCATCGGCACCGGCGCCGAAGACACCACCCCCGCCGCCGCGACCCAGGTCAAACTGATGCAGGACGCCTGCAAGGCCGGCTCCATTGTCGAAGGCCACCTGTACAAAGGCCTGGGCCACAGCGCCACGGTCAACGCGTCACTCAAGGACTCGATCCCGTTTGCCCACAAGGTCATCAACGACCAGCCGATCACCCCGATCTGCGCCCCCACCGCGCAATAA
- a CDS encoding LLM class flavin-dependent oxidoreductase produces the protein MSIEFFTRLPLHGETQFLPGDPRNRGDWHRGGPSTGAVSGFSVGDHFTYIDYLGQIARAAEINGFGGALMVNAPTGEEPWTVCALLARETRTLQFVTAFQPYHYTPWVAVQQAATYQRATGNRLVWNIINGGSDAIQRQVGDFSDHDERYARATEFMDVVKGFWHNESFHYDGKFYKADGGGLRGPLKKAQLPLICTAGSSIPAREFAAKHADFYLMRAEHPDEIAALIADLRERALKWGRTDIRFGLSIDVITRETEELARTEAKRFFDEGIARGAVKAVAAHAGLRTARKLSYEHGFSEKTETQGFDDFFIHPNVWTGFGYIGVPPGCALVGSYENVVARIREYNSIGIDLFFLAGYPHLEEAYRLGEHILPHFRSERGELSRPQEPVLELRSANGPAGV, from the coding sequence ATGAGCATTGAATTCTTCACCCGCCTGCCCTTGCACGGCGAAACCCAGTTTTTGCCCGGCGACCCACGCAACCGTGGCGACTGGCATCGCGGCGGGCCCAGCACCGGCGCGGTGTCGGGCTTCAGTGTCGGTGATCACTTCACCTACATCGACTACCTCGGGCAAATCGCCAGGGCTGCGGAAATCAACGGTTTTGGCGGCGCACTGATGGTCAACGCGCCCACCGGCGAGGAGCCGTGGACCGTCTGCGCGCTGCTGGCCCGGGAAACCCGCACCCTGCAATTCGTCACCGCCTTCCAGCCTTACCACTACACCCCGTGGGTGGCGGTGCAACAGGCGGCGACCTACCAGCGGGCCACCGGCAACCGCCTGGTGTGGAACATCATCAACGGTGGCTCGGACGCGATCCAACGCCAAGTGGGCGACTTCAGCGACCACGATGAACGCTACGCACGCGCTACCGAATTCATGGACGTGGTCAAGGGCTTCTGGCACAACGAGTCCTTCCACTACGACGGCAAGTTCTACAAGGCCGACGGTGGCGGCCTGCGCGGGCCATTGAAGAAGGCCCAGTTGCCGCTGATCTGCACCGCCGGTTCGTCCATCCCCGCCCGGGAGTTTGCCGCCAAGCATGCCGACTTCTATCTTATGCGCGCCGAACACCCGGACGAGATCGCTGCCCTGATCGCCGACCTGCGCGAGCGCGCGTTGAAATGGGGCCGCACCGACATTCGCTTCGGCCTGTCGATTGACGTGATCACTCGGGAAACCGAAGAACTGGCCCGCACCGAAGCCAAACGCTTCTTCGACGAAGGCATCGCCCGAGGCGCGGTCAAGGCCGTGGCGGCCCACGCCGGGTTGCGTACGGCGCGCAAGCTCAGCTACGAGCACGGCTTCAGCGAAAAAACCGAGACCCAGGGCTTCGATGACTTCTTCATCCACCCCAATGTGTGGACCGGTTTTGGCTACATCGGTGTTCCGCCGGGTTGCGCGCTGGTGGGCAGCTACGAGAACGTGGTGGCGCGAATTCGCGAGTACAACAGCATCGGCATCGACCTGTTCTTCCTCGCCGGCTATCCGCACCTGGAAGAAGCCTACCGCCTCGGCGAGCACATCCTGCCGCACTTTCGCAGTGAACGCGGCGAACTGAGTCGTCCCCAGGAGCCGGTGCTGGAACTGCGCTCCGCCAACGGCCCGGCCGGAGTCTGA